A genome region from Planctomycetota bacterium includes the following:
- the mraY gene encoding phospho-N-acetylmuramoyl-pentapeptide-transferase — translation MLFNLVELCQNWLDERGLYALVQLMYQLEFRALVATALSFCITVFAGPKVIRWLHRRKVGDSPEFYNKTLNELMKSKTNTPTMGGILIVGAIVISTFLLADWVHSRHAQVCMIVLLWLAGVGFFDDWLKLNARFRKLSTREGLFMWEKLLFTVGIGAIAGYFLFRGAQHIDATVLNLPFQRTYPPTPIAEIIVQPPNVAPNVVLLSLGWFVLLAAFWIGLMSNAVNLTDGMDGLAAGTVLIASIVTSMLVVIAVSPRASFYLMVPHVPEARELLVIVGTMAGACMGFLWFNFQPAAVFMGDTGSLALGGLLATILVAIRQELLLPLVGGVFLMEAGSVASQVGWFKITNKLTGQGRRIFRCAPIHHHFQLGGWSENQTVGRFWLIALLLGIAALAMLKLR, via the coding sequence ATGCTTTTCAATCTCGTCGAACTCTGTCAGAACTGGCTTGACGAGCGGGGGCTCTACGCCCTGGTGCAGCTCATGTACCAGCTGGAGTTCCGGGCCTTGGTGGCGACCGCGCTCTCTTTCTGCATAACGGTCTTCGCGGGCCCCAAGGTGATCCGCTGGCTGCACCGCAGGAAAGTCGGCGATTCCCCGGAGTTCTACAACAAGACCCTGAACGAGCTGATGAAGTCCAAGACCAACACGCCGACCATGGGCGGCATCCTGATCGTGGGGGCGATCGTCATCAGCACCTTCCTGCTGGCCGACTGGGTGCACAGCCGACACGCCCAGGTCTGCATGATCGTGCTGCTCTGGCTGGCGGGCGTGGGTTTCTTCGATGACTGGCTCAAGTTGAACGCCCGCTTCCGCAAACTGAGCACGCGTGAGGGTCTCTTCATGTGGGAGAAGCTGCTCTTCACGGTGGGCATCGGGGCGATCGCCGGGTACTTCCTTTTCCGCGGCGCCCAGCACATCGACGCGACCGTGCTCAACCTGCCTTTCCAGCGCACCTATCCGCCCACGCCGATCGCGGAGATCATCGTGCAGCCGCCCAATGTCGCTCCGAATGTGGTGCTGCTATCGCTGGGCTGGTTTGTGCTGCTGGCCGCCTTCTGGATCGGCCTGATGAGCAACGCCGTCAACCTTACCGACGGCATGGATGGGCTCGCGGCGGGCACCGTGCTGATCGCGAGCATCGTGACCTCGATGCTGGTGGTGATCGCGGTCAGTCCGCGGGCGAGCTTCTACCTGATGGTTCCGCATGTGCCCGAGGCCCGCGAGTTGCTGGTGATCGTCGGCACCATGGCGGGGGCGTGCATGGGATTCCTCTGGTTCAACTTCCAGCCCGCGGCCGTTTTCATGGGCGACACCGGCAGCCTGGCCCTAGGCGGATTGCTCGCCACCATTCTTGTGGCGATCCGCCAGGAGCTGCTGCTGCCGCTGGTCGGCGGGGTCTTCCTGATGGAGGCCGGAAGCGTGGCCTCGCAGGTCGGCTGGTTCAAGATCACCAACAAGCTCACGGGGCAGGGGCGGCGCATCTTCCGCTGCGCGCCGATCCACCATCACTTTCAGTTGGGTGGCTGGAGCGAAAATCAGACCGTCGGGCGCTTTTGGCTGATCGCGCTGCTGCTGGGCATCGCGGCGCTGGCCATGCTGAAACTGCGGTGA